The following are encoded in a window of Haloarcula halophila genomic DNA:
- a CDS encoding SAM hydrolase/SAM-dependent halogenase family protein produces the protein MITLASDFGTPYPAAMRGVICTRTDARIEDIAHDFPRQDVRAAAFWLTQTLPYFPPAVHCVVVDPGVGTDRDAVVVRAGTHALVAPDNGVALPVARELADSVEVFTWAYDDPASSTFHGRDVFAPAAAAVHEAGVDVVSELDRTTPTDDYVDLQFPTAELVDGGARGEVLVVDGFGNVVTNIPGSILESRFGGTVTVDGDPIPVRRAYAALDPGDRLVTVGSHGNVELAVTQGRGDDAFGVGVGDPVSLAL, from the coding sequence ATGATCACGCTCGCGTCGGACTTCGGGACGCCGTATCCGGCCGCGATGCGTGGTGTGATCTGTACGCGGACCGACGCTCGCATCGAGGACATCGCCCACGACTTCCCCCGACAGGACGTCCGTGCCGCGGCGTTCTGGCTCACACAGACGCTCCCGTACTTCCCGCCGGCAGTCCACTGCGTGGTCGTCGATCCCGGCGTCGGCACAGACAGGGACGCCGTCGTCGTCCGCGCCGGCACGCACGCGCTCGTCGCCCCCGACAACGGCGTCGCCCTTCCGGTCGCTCGTGAACTGGCCGATTCTGTCGAGGTGTTCACCTGGGCCTACGACGACCCGGCCAGTTCGACGTTTCACGGGCGGGACGTCTTCGCGCCCGCCGCGGCCGCGGTCCACGAGGCCGGTGTCGACGTCGTCTCCGAACTCGACCGGACGACGCCGACCGACGACTACGTCGACCTGCAGTTCCCGACCGCCGAACTCGTGGACGGCGGCGCGCGCGGCGAGGTACTCGTCGTCGACGGCTTCGGCAACGTCGTCACGAATATACCCGGATCGATCCTGGAGAGTCGTTTCGGCGGGACCGTCACCGTCGACGGCGACCCGATCCCAGTCCGCCGCGCCTACGCGGCCCTCGATCCCGGGGACAGACTGGTGACCGTCGGCAGCCACGGCAACGTCGAACTCGCGGTCACCCAGGGGCGGGGCGACGACGCGTTCGGCGTCGGCGTCGGCGATCCAGTGTCCCTGGCGTTGTAG
- a CDS encoding amidohydrolase family protein — protein sequence MLELEHGFRIVDVAGQIEPEEGRRPRPGIGGAEQFEREMRQAGITRALVHPSTREGSYLKANNAVARTTVGRPLVALARLNGVQEVGDGPTAALRNLAISRGPDHVSPEDIEQFAYDERFCGFVLDPAEDGLPDSAVLAELSTVSQPVLVHGGERFPPSAVAESLLEGEFPVVLSHFGAHPLRRDLMTEAIDLLDSYDDLYLDTSLVRYRDPLERAIREHPDRVCFGSGAPDAHPNVAVMEILTLDIPEDAMKKVFSNNPGRVFDPLAL from the coding sequence ATGCTCGAACTGGAGCACGGGTTCCGTATCGTCGATGTCGCGGGCCAGATCGAACCCGAGGAAGGACGCCGGCCACGGCCCGGAATCGGCGGTGCCGAGCAGTTCGAGCGCGAGATGCGCCAGGCCGGGATCACGAGAGCCCTCGTCCATCCGAGCACACGGGAAGGAAGTTACCTGAAAGCGAACAACGCCGTCGCCCGGACGACGGTCGGGCGCCCGTTGGTCGCACTCGCTCGACTGAACGGCGTCCAGGAGGTCGGGGACGGTCCGACCGCGGCGCTGCGGAACCTCGCGATCAGTCGCGGTCCCGACCACGTCTCTCCCGAGGATATCGAGCAGTTCGCCTACGACGAGCGGTTCTGTGGGTTCGTGCTCGACCCGGCCGAAGACGGGTTGCCCGACTCCGCGGTGCTGGCGGAACTATCGACGGTTTCTCAACCGGTTCTGGTCCACGGCGGCGAACGGTTCCCCCCGTCAGCGGTCGCCGAATCGTTGCTCGAGGGGGAGTTCCCGGTCGTCCTCTCACATTTCGGTGCCCACCCGCTTCGCAGGGACCTGATGACCGAGGCGATCGACCTTCTGGACAGCTACGACGACCTCTATCTCGACACTAGCCTCGTCCGCTATCGCGACCCGCTAGAGCGGGCGATCCGCGAACACCCGGACCGGGTCTGTTTTGGCAGCGGCGCGCCCGACGCCCACCCCAACGTAGCCGTGATGGAGATCCTGACGCTGGATATCCCGGAAGACGCGATGAAGAAAGTGTTCTCGAACAACCCAGGACGGGTCTTCGACCCGCTGGCGCTCTAG
- a CDS encoding DUF5059 domain-containing protein, whose translation MPDRRDLLKTVGIAASGLLAGCPGSSSNAQTDDGSTATQTETATRTEEPTATAEPTPVGPMTAVAAEWSVYRARLYDAVALGRAGAPAAGATVAGNIFARFEGANGEYGAHERLESTSEAAYEGFEGALGDLQSALSEGNVEAAADAADTASSALQTAQQAATTQRATRVFDLLVIGSRANNAGGLARAGAVEAAGPVAEAATISFEDGLVHDVLESADEGVYERFESALSTVQSAAGSGDGEGVVEAAGTALDAAVEGAYAIASAQAVADTGHLATLQSRGWDAAAVSLLGGPGADYAHAATLNSYRARVADAQWLARRGGTDTAGQMAQDVFAHFEGAAAHDPFEEANSEAYEAFESGLSSLTTAIDDGDTSGIGDAVGTVDTNLVAGIEALAGGSAPVLQSGFFKARFADARELYRQDKNAQAVTVTQDLFERFEANELDFHETLEETSESLYETFEEEHLTSLITAYENGDDAAVDTHHQGVLDALLSFESEYTPAVASGSGATYMAALGFDAAAVDALGHDARAAELGQQALAFFENGAAGYHEALEEADEELYHRFEDEALGAVISAAQNGEDVYPPAKSFGDAAVETVSAITAASGGSDAPVPIAQGIFQTFENASVHDRLESASQSAYEGFESALSDYVQGLQSGSGDPASFAAAARTAQFAVVGAVDAAPSGGTGGSGGESESDPSLSGGPNVVEGVPEDADHVVGMQAVAFDPEELTVNVGDTVAFEHAAGEAHNVVAYDDGIPEGADYWASGGFDSESAAREGWESGEGAVQSGQSYVHTFETAGEHEYFCTPHEAAGMVGTIVVEE comes from the coding sequence ATGCCAGACAGACGAGACCTGTTGAAGACGGTCGGTATCGCAGCGAGTGGCCTGCTCGCTGGCTGTCCGGGTTCGAGTTCGAACGCACAGACCGACGACGGATCGACGGCCACACAGACCGAGACGGCCACACGGACCGAGGAGCCGACGGCGACCGCTGAGCCGACGCCGGTCGGCCCGATGACCGCCGTCGCGGCCGAGTGGTCGGTCTACCGTGCCCGACTGTACGACGCCGTGGCGCTCGGGCGCGCCGGTGCGCCCGCCGCAGGGGCGACCGTCGCGGGGAACATCTTCGCTCGCTTCGAGGGGGCGAACGGCGAGTACGGCGCCCACGAACGGCTGGAATCGACATCCGAGGCGGCCTACGAGGGATTCGAGGGAGCGCTCGGTGACCTCCAGTCGGCGCTCTCGGAGGGCAACGTCGAAGCCGCCGCCGACGCGGCGGACACGGCCAGCAGTGCCCTCCAGACCGCACAGCAGGCCGCGACGACCCAGAGGGCGACCCGCGTGTTCGACCTGCTCGTGATCGGATCGCGGGCGAACAACGCCGGCGGCCTGGCCCGCGCTGGAGCCGTCGAGGCGGCCGGGCCGGTCGCCGAGGCGGCCACCATCTCGTTCGAAGACGGCCTCGTCCACGATGTCCTCGAATCGGCTGACGAGGGGGTCTACGAGCGCTTCGAGAGCGCGCTGTCGACGGTGCAGTCGGCGGCCGGTAGCGGCGACGGCGAGGGCGTCGTCGAGGCCGCCGGCACCGCTCTGGACGCCGCTGTCGAGGGAGCCTACGCCATCGCCAGCGCACAGGCGGTCGCCGACACCGGCCACCTCGCGACGCTCCAGTCCCGAGGTTGGGACGCCGCCGCGGTCTCGCTGCTGGGCGGTCCCGGCGCGGACTACGCACACGCGGCGACCCTGAACAGCTACCGGGCGCGGGTCGCCGACGCCCAGTGGCTCGCTCGGCGCGGCGGTACCGACACCGCCGGCCAGATGGCACAGGACGTCTTCGCCCACTTCGAGGGCGCCGCCGCCCACGATCCCTTCGAAGAGGCCAACAGCGAGGCCTACGAGGCCTTCGAGTCCGGGCTCTCGTCGTTGACGACGGCGATCGACGACGGGGACACGAGCGGGATCGGGGACGCGGTCGGGACGGTCGATACGAACCTCGTGGCCGGCATCGAGGCGCTGGCCGGCGGGTCCGCTCCGGTCCTCCAGTCGGGCTTCTTCAAGGCTCGCTTCGCCGACGCCCGGGAACTGTACCGCCAGGACAAGAACGCACAGGCGGTCACCGTCACCCAGGACCTGTTCGAACGGTTCGAGGCCAACGAACTGGACTTCCACGAGACGCTGGAGGAGACCAGCGAGTCGCTGTACGAGACCTTCGAGGAGGAGCATCTCACGAGCCTGATCACCGCCTACGAGAACGGCGACGACGCGGCGGTCGACACCCACCACCAGGGTGTGCTCGACGCGCTGTTGTCCTTCGAGAGCGAGTACACGCCCGCCGTCGCCAGCGGCTCCGGCGCGACGTACATGGCCGCGCTCGGGTTCGACGCGGCTGCGGTCGACGCGCTGGGTCACGACGCCCGGGCGGCCGAACTCGGCCAGCAAGCCCTCGCCTTCTTCGAGAACGGTGCGGCGGGCTACCACGAAGCCCTCGAAGAGGCCGACGAGGAACTCTACCACCGGTTCGAGGACGAGGCGCTCGGCGCAGTGATCTCGGCCGCGCAGAACGGCGAGGACGTCTACCCGCCCGCCAAGAGCTTCGGCGACGCCGCCGTGGAGACGGTGTCGGCGATCACCGCGGCCAGCGGGGGGAGCGACGCGCCGGTCCCGATCGCGCAGGGTATCTTCCAGACCTTCGAGAACGCGTCGGTCCACGACCGCCTGGAGAGCGCCTCCCAGTCGGCCTACGAAGGGTTCGAGTCGGCGCTCTCGGACTACGTCCAGGGGCTCCAGTCCGGCAGCGGTGACCCTGCTTCCTTCGCTGCCGCGGCCCGTACCGCACAGTTCGCCGTCGTGGGTGCCGTCGACGCCGCCCCCAGTGGCGGCACTGGCGGCTCCGGCGGGGAGTCCGAGTCGGACCCGTCTCTCTCGGGCGGGCCGAACGTCGTCGAGGGGGTCCCCGAGGACGCCGACCACGTCGTGGGGATGCAGGCGGTCGCCTTCGACCCGGAGGAACTGACCGTCAACGTCGGCGACACGGTCGCCTTCGAACACGCCGCCGGCGAGGCACACAACGTCGTGGCCTACGACGACGGCATCCCCGAGGGTGCCGACTACTGGGCCTCCGGCGGCTTCGACAGTGAATCGGCGGCCCGCGAAGGCTGGGAGAGCGGCGAGGGTGCCGTCCAGTCCGGCCAGAGCTACGTCCACACCTTCGAGACGGCCGGCGAGCACGAGTACTTCTGTACGCCCCACGAGGCCGCGGGGATGGTCGGAACGATCGTCGTCGAGGAATGA
- a CDS encoding glycosyltransferase family 2 protein, with protein MELSVVVPTLNGREELAGCLDALAEHVPDAEVIVVNGPSADGTTGMVRDRDDVSVLVEIADRSVNTARNAGLDRVTGEAVALVDQTLSVSEGWADAVRAGLGAGSVVTGPTHERLMAGLTTDSEERRTIAGRQVTYFNPGNVAFRREVLEALDGFDESVAIGGARDLAHRLSGTGHEVIWDTSMTASREFESDGGMLATDWGNKYRSLAYRLVKNYGLRPTVVRRIVSHAGRDGGDALRGVLRNETTLSEWVGTGRSVVGGIASGTKDGLIASVRDRTDRRNPNGRSVRADRAVTVYDWR; from the coding sequence ATGGAGCTATCGGTGGTGGTCCCGACGCTGAACGGCCGGGAGGAACTCGCCGGCTGTCTGGACGCACTCGCCGAGCACGTCCCCGACGCGGAGGTGATCGTCGTCAACGGACCTTCTGCCGACGGGACGACGGGGATGGTCAGAGACCGCGACGACGTCTCGGTGCTGGTCGAGATCGCCGACCGGTCGGTCAATACGGCGCGCAACGCCGGCCTCGACAGGGTTACCGGCGAGGCCGTCGCACTGGTCGATCAGACTCTCTCGGTGAGTGAGGGGTGGGCCGACGCGGTCCGCGCCGGACTCGGTGCCGGGTCGGTCGTTACCGGCCCGACCCACGAACGCCTCATGGCCGGGCTGACGACTGACAGCGAGGAGAGACGGACGATCGCTGGCCGGCAGGTGACGTATTTCAACCCCGGAAACGTCGCCTTCCGGCGGGAAGTCTTGGAGGCACTGGACGGGTTCGACGAGTCCGTGGCTATCGGCGGCGCCCGTGACCTGGCACACCGGCTGTCCGGGACGGGTCACGAGGTCATCTGGGATACCTCGATGACCGCCAGCCGGGAGTTCGAGTCCGACGGCGGGATGCTCGCGACCGACTGGGGCAACAAGTATCGGTCGCTCGCGTATCGGCTGGTGAAAAACTACGGGCTCCGCCCGACGGTCGTCCGGCGGATCGTCAGCCACGCGGGCCGGGACGGCGGCGACGCGTTACGAGGCGTCCTCAGAAACGAGACGACCCTCTCGGAGTGGGTAGGCACCGGGCGATCGGTCGTCGGCGGTATCGCCAGCGGGACGAAAGACGGCCTCATCGCGTCGGTCAGGGACAGGACCGACCGTCGCAACCCCAACGGACGGTCGGTGCGGGCCGACCGTGCGGTGACCGTCTACGACTGGCGCTAG
- a CDS encoding MarR family transcriptional regulator, with protein MSTISDETLATPFATEEFRERLRDLPPSAKLVAKVLEDEAPLSQGQLADASLLPDRTVRYALNRLEDSGLVESRYSFTDARKQVYFLST; from the coding sequence ATGAGTACGATCTCCGATGAAACGCTGGCAACTCCCTTCGCGACCGAGGAGTTTCGCGAGCGGCTCCGTGACCTGCCGCCGAGCGCGAAACTCGTCGCGAAGGTGCTCGAAGACGAGGCGCCGCTCTCGCAGGGACAACTGGCAGACGCTTCGTTGCTCCCCGACCGCACCGTCCGGTACGCGCTGAACCGGCTGGAGGATTCCGGACTCGTCGAATCCCGGTATAGCTTCACCGACGCGCGCAAACAGGTGTACTTTTTGTCGACCTGA
- the thsA gene encoding thermosome subunit alpha — protein MGGQPLFILDEDAQRTHGKDAQSSNISAGKAVSESVRTTLGPRGMDKMLVSDDGDVVITNDGATILSEMDIEHPAAQMIVEVAQTQEDEVGDGTTTASVLAGELLAKAEDLLDDDVHPTTIVEGYHAAAQLAQASIEENVLDVDLDDDTLVEVAESSMTGKGTGDVEAGRLAEVIVDAVRHAKTDTGVVRDNIEIYTQTGAASSATELVEGVIIDETPVHDNMPTSVEDAEIAVVDAELGVKESNIDASYNVTNVDELNAALDAEQEELQGYAKAIVDSGADVAFVTDDISDLVASTLAKEGIFAAENVDSSTAKDIVETTGAKRVGSVEDLTEDALGHAESVAVEKHGDDEVTFIRGGAAAESVTVFARGSTDHVVDEIERALNDALDVVVAALDKGGVVPGAGATEIAIADEIRSEAASIEGRKQLAVEAFADAVDVLPRTLAENTGLDAIDALVDLRSEHESEGIAGVISEGQTGLVGDPVEYGILDPAAVKREAVDSATEAATMIVRIDDVISSS, from the coding sequence ATGGGCGGCCAGCCCCTCTTCATTCTCGACGAGGACGCCCAGCGCACACACGGAAAGGACGCACAGTCATCGAACATCTCCGCCGGAAAGGCCGTCAGTGAGTCGGTACGTACCACGCTCGGTCCGCGTGGGATGGACAAGATGCTCGTCTCCGACGACGGGGACGTCGTCATCACCAACGACGGCGCCACCATCCTCTCGGAGATGGATATCGAACATCCCGCGGCACAGATGATCGTCGAAGTCGCCCAGACCCAGGAGGACGAGGTCGGCGACGGGACGACGACGGCGTCTGTCCTCGCCGGCGAACTGCTGGCGAAAGCCGAGGACCTGCTGGACGACGACGTCCACCCGACGACGATCGTCGAAGGGTACCACGCCGCGGCCCAACTGGCCCAGGCGTCCATCGAGGAGAACGTCCTCGACGTCGACCTGGACGACGACACGCTCGTCGAGGTCGCCGAGTCCTCGATGACCGGCAAAGGCACCGGCGACGTCGAAGCGGGTCGCCTGGCCGAAGTCATCGTCGACGCGGTCCGTCACGCCAAGACCGACACCGGTGTCGTCCGTGACAACATCGAGATCTACACCCAGACGGGTGCGGCCTCCTCGGCGACGGAACTCGTCGAAGGCGTCATCATCGACGAGACGCCCGTCCACGACAACATGCCTACCTCCGTCGAGGACGCGGAGATCGCCGTCGTCGACGCCGAACTCGGCGTCAAAGAGAGCAACATCGACGCAAGCTACAACGTCACGAACGTCGACGAACTCAACGCCGCACTCGACGCCGAACAGGAGGAACTGCAAGGCTACGCCAAGGCCATCGTCGACAGCGGCGCCGACGTGGCGTTCGTCACCGACGACATCTCCGATCTCGTCGCCTCGACCCTGGCCAAGGAAGGCATCTTCGCCGCCGAGAACGTCGACTCCTCGACGGCGAAAGACATCGTCGAGACGACCGGTGCCAAGCGCGTCGGCTCCGTCGAGGACTTGACCGAGGACGCCCTGGGTCACGCCGAGAGCGTCGCCGTCGAGAAACACGGCGACGACGAGGTGACGTTCATCCGCGGTGGCGCCGCCGCCGAGTCCGTCACGGTCTTCGCCCGCGGTTCCACCGACCACGTCGTCGACGAGATCGAGCGCGCGCTGAACGACGCGCTGGATGTCGTCGTCGCCGCACTCGACAAGGGCGGCGTCGTCCCCGGTGCCGGTGCGACCGAGATCGCGATCGCCGACGAGATCCGCAGCGAGGCGGCCTCTATCGAGGGTCGCAAGCAACTGGCCGTCGAGGCCTTCGCCGACGCCGTCGACGTCCTGCCCCGTACGCTCGCGGAGAACACCGGGCTGGACGCCATCGACGCGCTCGTCGACCTGCGCTCGGAACACGAGAGCGAGGGTATCGCAGGCGTCATCAGCGAGGGTCAGACGGGCCTCGTCGGCGACCCCGTCGAGTACGGCATCCTCGACCCCGCCGCAGTCAAGCGGGAGGCCGTCGATTCCGCGACCGAGGCCGCGACGATGATCGTCCGGATCGACGACGTCATCTCTTCGTCGTAA
- a CDS encoding TRAM domain-containing protein, with amino-acid sequence MEISEKLLCLFSADVTDEGDRYVVEVPRREIETGAVEAGGTYRVALISADDESADSEGAASETPPDQPQPPVEPGETRYVEIEDIGKQGDGIARVERGYVIIVPGAEIDERVKIEVTEVKSNFAVGEIIDENV; translated from the coding sequence TTGGAAATCTCGGAGAAACTCCTGTGTCTGTTCAGTGCGGACGTGACCGACGAAGGTGACCGATACGTCGTGGAGGTCCCGCGCCGGGAGATCGAAACCGGCGCGGTCGAGGCCGGTGGTACCTATCGCGTCGCACTCATCTCCGCCGACGACGAGAGCGCAGACAGCGAGGGAGCAGCGAGCGAGACGCCCCCGGACCAGCCACAGCCGCCCGTCGAGCCCGGCGAGACACGGTACGTCGAAATCGAAGACATCGGCAAGCAGGGCGACGGGATCGCCCGGGTCGAGCGGGGGTACGTCATCATCGTCCCCGGTGCCGAGATCGACGAACGAGTGAAGATCGAAGTGACGGAAGTGAAATCGAACTTCGCGGTCGGCGAGATCATCGACGAGAACGTCTAG
- a CDS encoding nicotinamide-nucleotide adenylyltransferase, with protein MRGFYIGRFQPYHDGHHAMVDRITDEVDELVLGIGSADDSHTTHDPFTAGERIMMITKAVAEFDLTTYVVPLEDINRNAVWVSHVESMCPDFDVAYSNNPLVVRLFEESGIEVRQSPMFDRDRLEGSEIRQRMIHDESWRDRVPDSVVDVIEEIHGVKRLQHVSDSDSLDRYTAEDEKIDRPAVGEDG; from the coding sequence ATGCGTGGGTTCTACATCGGGCGGTTCCAGCCCTATCACGACGGCCATCACGCGATGGTCGATCGGATCACCGACGAGGTCGACGAACTCGTCCTCGGGATCGGGAGCGCCGACGACTCGCATACGACACACGACCCGTTTACCGCCGGCGAGCGGATCATGATGATCACCAAAGCCGTCGCGGAGTTCGACCTGACGACCTACGTCGTCCCGCTGGAGGACATCAACCGCAACGCCGTCTGGGTGAGCCACGTAGAGAGTATGTGCCCGGACTTCGACGTCGCCTACTCGAACAACCCGCTCGTCGTCCGACTCTTCGAGGAGAGCGGCATCGAGGTCCGGCAGTCCCCGATGTTCGACCGGGACCGTCTCGAAGGCAGCGAGATCCGCCAGCGGATGATCCACGACGAGTCCTGGCGCGACCGGGTCCCGGACTCGGTGGTCGACGTCATCGAGGAGATCCACGGCGTCAAGCGCCTCCAGCACGTCTCCGACAGCGACTCGCTGGACCGCTACACCGCCGAGGACGAGAAGATCGACCGGCCGGCGGTCGGCGAGGACGGATGA
- a CDS encoding MBL fold metallo-hydrolase produces MDWTRVDVPVATRAPTGQTAAYLVGRSLLVDPAAGSDALDALTSRVEHIAVTHHHPDHVGGVADYAAETEATVWARAGRTAAFERATGVAPDRTFSEGGTIPTRQGAVTVLDTPGHAPEHVAFEADDTVVSGDLAVAAGSVVVGAPEGDMRAYLTSLRRLVARAPDRLLPSHGPRIDDPQQACRRLLAHRLDREWRVRAAVEDGAATLDEILDVAYEKDLSGVRDLARATVRAHLEKLAVEGALAWDGERVVPA; encoded by the coding sequence ATGGACTGGACACGGGTCGACGTTCCCGTGGCGACGCGCGCACCGACGGGCCAAACGGCGGCGTATCTGGTCGGGCGGTCGCTCCTGGTCGACCCCGCTGCCGGGAGCGACGCGCTCGACGCTCTCACGTCCAGGGTCGAACACATCGCGGTTACACACCACCACCCCGACCACGTCGGCGGCGTCGCCGACTACGCGGCGGAGACAGAGGCGACCGTCTGGGCTCGTGCGGGCCGGACGGCCGCCTTCGAGCGAGCGACCGGTGTCGCACCGGATCGGACGTTTAGCGAGGGGGGTACGATCCCGACCCGCCAGGGCGCGGTGACGGTGCTTGACACGCCCGGCCACGCACCAGAACACGTCGCTTTCGAGGCTGACGACACGGTTGTCTCGGGAGACCTCGCTGTCGCCGCCGGCAGCGTCGTCGTCGGCGCGCCCGAGGGCGACATGCGGGCGTACCTGACCTCGTTGCGGCGGCTGGTCGCTCGTGCCCCCGACCGTTTGCTTCCGAGCCATGGCCCCCGTATCGACGACCCCCAGCAGGCGTGTCGACGCCTGCTCGCCCACCGTCTCGACCGCGAGTGGCGTGTCCGGGCGGCGGTCGAGGACGGCGCGGCTACTCTCGACGAGATCCTCGACGTAGCCTACGAGAAGGATCTCTCCGGCGTCCGGGACCTCGCCCGTGCGACGGTCCGTGCCCATCTGGAGAAACTCGCGGTCGAAGGCGCGCTCGCCTGGGACGGCGAGCGTGTGGTGCCCGCTTGA
- a CDS encoding class I SAM-dependent methyltransferase, whose product MKGQEWYQADNVAEEYDDKRFSRGGRLIDRREKQAVLDALGPVDDRSILEVACGTGRFTVMLAERGADIVGLDISGPMLQQGRQKAAAADVDDHVEFMRGDAARLPFPDDHFDAVLAMRFFHLADTPAAFLAEMRRVAKEQVVFDTFNRFSTRSTYNWALPMGSRLYSRWEVDRLLDGAGLELTEATHDWVLPYGFYRKIPNELAASFRSIDTVIGGTPLGKKIASVSYWNTHV is encoded by the coding sequence GTGAAAGGGCAGGAGTGGTACCAGGCCGACAACGTGGCCGAGGAGTACGACGACAAGCGCTTCTCCCGCGGTGGCCGGCTCATCGACCGCCGCGAAAAACAGGCCGTACTCGACGCGCTCGGACCGGTCGACGACCGGAGTATCCTCGAAGTCGCCTGTGGTACCGGACGCTTTACCGTCATGCTCGCCGAGCGCGGCGCCGACATCGTCGGACTGGATATCTCCGGCCCGATGCTCCAACAGGGTCGACAGAAGGCCGCTGCGGCCGACGTCGACGACCACGTGGAGTTCATGCGCGGCGACGCTGCCCGCCTGCCGTTCCCCGACGACCACTTCGATGCAGTGCTGGCGATGCGGTTTTTCCACCTGGCGGATACGCCTGCGGCGTTCCTCGCGGAGATGCGGCGGGTCGCCAAAGAGCAGGTCGTCTTCGACACGTTCAATCGGTTCTCGACGCGGTCGACGTACAACTGGGCGCTCCCGATGGGGTCGCGGCTCTACTCCCGGTGGGAGGTCGACCGGCTACTCGACGGCGCGGGGCTCGAACTGACCGAGGCGACCCACGATTGGGTCCTCCCCTACGGGTTCTATCGAAAGATCCCGAACGAACTCGCCGCGTCCTTCCGCTCGATCGACACCGTCATCGGCGGGACGCCCCTGGGCAAGAAAATCGCGTCGGTCTCCTACTGGAACACCCACGTCTAG
- a CDS encoding YkgJ family cysteine cluster protein: MESLESELDRARDLDVADLADAIESIGFECTRCGACCTADAGCDSEAEPGAPDDPHTATVFPDEIRRLQASGPGDTEYDFRDVARPMPYGLTDGPDGPEGETFEWALQTDDCGDCTFYEETDGTGACTVHEDRPLICRTYPFSVALGGTTQPMGDAVDEAGMVRAHECEGLGREIDREDAEELAAALKERAVRELEEAIGVREQYQPVETGAGEVVVHDSEGQKRPDGTHRE, encoded by the coding sequence ATGGAATCGCTCGAATCCGAACTCGACCGTGCCCGGGACCTCGACGTGGCCGACCTGGCCGACGCCATCGAATCGATCGGGTTCGAGTGTACACGCTGTGGGGCCTGCTGTACGGCCGATGCCGGTTGTGACAGCGAGGCCGAACCCGGAGCTCCCGACGATCCGCACACGGCGACGGTCTTTCCCGACGAGATCCGTCGGCTCCAGGCGTCCGGACCCGGCGATACCGAGTACGACTTCCGGGACGTGGCGCGGCCGATGCCCTACGGGCTCACCGACGGCCCGGACGGCCCCGAGGGCGAGACGTTCGAGTGGGCGCTCCAGACTGACGACTGTGGCGACTGTACCTTCTACGAGGAGACCGACGGCACCGGTGCCTGTACGGTCCACGAGGACCGGCCGCTCATCTGTCGGACCTACCCGTTCAGCGTCGCGCTGGGCGGGACGACACAGCCGATGGGCGATGCGGTCGACGAGGCGGGGATGGTCCGGGCCCACGAGTGTGAGGGACTGGGCCGGGAGATCGACCGAGAGGACGCCGAGGAACTGGCGGCGGCGCTCAAAGAGCGAGCAGTCCGTGAACTCGAAGAAGCGATCGGCGTCCGCGAGCAGTACCAGCCGGTCGAGACGGGGGCCGGCGAGGTCGTCGTCCACGACTCAGAGGGGCAAAAGCGCCCCGACGGAACCCACAGAGAGTGA
- a CDS encoding DUF7123 family protein gives MSATAQATDAPLSDKQRRILEYLEANADSQTYFKSRLIGDELEMSAKEVGANMTAIANSATTIDVEKWGYSSSTTWMVEA, from the coding sequence ATGAGCGCGACCGCACAGGCGACCGATGCCCCACTCTCGGACAAGCAGCGTCGAATCCTGGAGTACCTCGAAGCCAACGCCGACAGCCAGACCTACTTCAAGTCGCGACTCATCGGCGACGAACTGGAGATGTCCGCCAAGGAAGTCGGCGCAAACATGACCGCCATCGCCAACAGCGCCACCACGATCGACGTCGAGAAGTGGGGCTACTCCTCGTCGACGACGTGGATGGTCGAAGCGTAG